In Kryptolebias marmoratus isolate JLee-2015 linkage group LG22, ASM164957v2, whole genome shotgun sequence, a single window of DNA contains:
- the LOC108243769 gene encoding glutathione S-transferase omega-1, translated as MSTEKCFAKGSAAPGPVPKDRLRLYSMRFCPFAQRTILVLNVKGIKYDTVNINLTDKPDWFLEKNPLGLVPTLETPAGEVIYESLITCDYLDEAYPEKKLLPAPPFAKAQQKMMLEHFSKVALYIYKIPKGRMKDQDVSGLEAELKEMFTRLNEHLLKTKTKFLGGDAITMIDYMLWPFFERFEMAELHHFLDDTPELKKWTEHMLEDPAVKSILYSVDAHRGFFKGYAGGNPNYDYGLEEKTN; from the exons ATGTCCACTGAAAAATGTTTCGCCAAAG GAAGCGCTGCACCTGGACCAGTCCCCAAAGACCGCCTACGACTTTACAGCATGAGATTCTGCCCTTTTGCCCAGAGGACCATATTAGTGCTGAATGTTAAAGGAATCaa gtATGATACCGTCAACATCAACCTGACAGACAAACCTGACTGGTTCCTTGAGAAGAACCCTCTTGGACTTGTTCCGACACTGGAGACGCCTGCTGGTGAGGTGATCTACGAGTCTCTGATCACCTGCGACTACCTGGATGAGGCGTATCCTGAGAAGAAGCTGCTTCCAGCCCCTCCTTTTGCCAAAGCCCAACAAAAGATGATGCTGGAGCATTTTTCCAAg GTTGCACTCTACATCTACAAGATCCCAAAGGGGAGAATGAAGGATCAAGATGTCTCAGGACTGGAGGCCGAGCTCAAAGAGATGTTCACCAGACTAAATGAA CACTTActgaagacaaagacaaagttcCTTGGTGGTGATGCCATCACAATGATCGACTACATGCTGTGGCCATTTTTTGAGAGGTTTGAGATGGCTGAGTTGCATCA CTTCCTGGACGACACACCGGAGCTGAAGAAGTGGACAGAGCACATGTTGGAGGACCCGGCTGTCAAATCCATCTTGTACAGTGTGGACGCCCACAGGGGCTTCTTCAAGGGTTATGCTGGTGGAAACCCCAACTATGACTATGGCCTAGaggaaaaaactaattaa
- the cfap43 gene encoding cilia- and flagella-associated protein 43 → MDETGSLKIRWVQGSINANVEFVDEKTVCYGCGTHICFLNLETKARSVFQSPGRGVGALTADARSGAFAFSEQKLSPSIFVYIFPELQLKNELKGTAQLEYTSLTLSEDGPYLGSCSSFPDYTITVWNWENAEAICTQPQAGPDIVSLLFNPLSWLQLCALGPSTLTVWNIEKSNSFHVLKSRAIELPAADGSFAEGHANKLPNTVRGTGTLRSTRTTLTPSAISWTATSKLYVGCAEGYLLLVDPESFSVSILFSPTTADAPPELKHFSFQAFALNENGLIAAGKERVLHHVQIRGTQTNVTQTWQLEGPVTSVRLSPDNETLLLSASTGQIYLLNPSKSDTVLKTLDVLSGNFLTAAFLQTDRNICVSLRDSGVLQLWSSEGVCLGFLHLQAEVTSLACCPIAHYAAVGTESGRVLFVDLNEEEQPRLVHQVYLYHSAVDHLVFDQEGHYLLTGSGSDSHVYVIDAKPSARFSVIGHIAVSGRISSLSARCSSDGEEVKALVLCSEQEEKNQDGSLLIMVSLPARNIAGQDCVDRHGCLSPRVLRLFNYKVPLPLTSCTLGANEVFAYCERNKSLQQFQLPEAADSLTSPQVVQLKPVQEVKGHPLGPASVLLSPHCLWLASAGRDGLLRLRQTASMEPHIELLCHSCRLGGGRSVSFSSDGRTLLTTGFNDGSLVCTDLRIKGVPDEKVNKATQYGHVRAQALKKVFDSENPVLVNIPVWDEGSKKPEESEVRVQTSIDMTEEDERIRGSPLAPRSDLTWLENKGEEVVKEDNERYSEEKKHLRETVAEIRDTIQKMLRENDSLPVEQFNLDVEEQRRLEDMVELEAERVRAETEQNIAEMCYLQDVLKRECWDSWMVKSRAIMAFHSELIVQNYPLKERTRKELEDLRRVQNTRRIEEAACALSGAEKGSSAEEQKQDEEGHEAEGAALTGSFSAQLGCSNPYVYDQFSLQTIEQRVNQTILLQDVIYGIKMAFNAEFEAQHRQKVQELKRVGARNKRIREIMQELDTNQELWEPGLTDSEWPERLVTVDDSEIKAEKYLTPEQKEEEERKRLKEEAYLTAQGDDNKERALDNMMDGVLEVKKVDILKMEIPPPEFVLTKPHVHWGEEEKKVYKEYEKKTKDLNEEKDKYKRALETEIKKLQESSKEATEKFDKTLTRLLEKKVECTAAIYLEELKIIYLADSVLTEEEMRNVELELKLKLEKLLAREGEIREEMVRREHEVELFQKAYENLVAEDKVLDKDFRREFSDVPNQIADQLYKLFKRRPRVQKVRAQTENTSSALREHRPHGSLVPDALRGMEELDSPKNMPEGLSQSVWERFCIVRKEKLKSEQQVQLKASTLAEMQAFLQRRKGEANAAQQESRSCSEALKSLHKRRNDHLINVKVQVVLKQGQVEALPADLTADTTGTDFLLCHKSMVDNLRGKIRSLVEQKIAFMEKCKDAHKQIVQLEWEHRVLKNKIQDLKDKEKDIKMLRLSKQQQDMKYCSKDEQAHRMAEKISSLEKSITLMKKIHQQKVQQCKKRIAQIKQQAAKKTRSNASLEQQLPDLQVTVAELTNICGLAATEENVAAKREERYQEILQRRKWKETAMSQAEDLVLLREEVERLRRRNFISLDELEHY, encoded by the exons ATGGACGAAACTGGAAGTTTAAAAATCCG ATGGGTTCAGGGTTCTATAAATGCGAACGTTGAGTTCGTGGACGAGAAGACAGTCTGTTACGGGTGTGGGACTCACATATGCTTCCTGAACCTGGAGACAAAAGCACGGAGTGTGTTTCAGAGTCCTGGCAGAGGAGTCGGAGCTCTCACGGCCGACGCCAGAAGCGGCGCGTTCGCCTTCTCTGAGCAAAAACTGTCCCCTTCCATCTTCGTGTACATTTTCcccgagctgcagctgaagaacgAGCTGAAAG GAACTGCCCAACTGGAGTACACATCTTTGACACTTAGTGAGGATGGTCCTTATTTAGGCAGCTGCTCCTCTTTTCCTGACTACACCATCACAGTGTG GAATTGGGAAAATGCCGAGGCAATTTGCACGCAGCCACAAGCTGGACCAGACATCGTCTCTTTGCTGTTCAACCCCCTGAGTTGGCTCCAGCTTTGCGCTTTAGGCCCCTCGACCCTCACAGTCTGGAATATAGAGAAGAGCAACAGCTTTCACGTCCTGAAATCGAG AGCTATAGAGCTTCCAGCAGCTGATGGTTCTTTTGCTGAGGGACACGCCAACAAACTGCCCAACACTGTTAGAGGAACCGGG ACTCTGCGCTCCACCAGAACCACACTGACTCCTTCTGCCATCAGCTGGACGGCCACCTCAAAGCTTTATGTGGGCTGTGCAGAAGGCTATCTGCTCCTTGTTGACCCGGAGAGCTTCTCCGTCTCCATCCTTTTCAGCCCTACAA CTGCCGACGCCCCTCCCGAGcttaaacatttcagctttcaaGCTTTTGCTCTTAATGAAAACGGTCTCATCGCTGCAGGAAAA GAGAGGGTGCTGCACCATGTGCAGATCAGAGGGACCCAGACCAACGTCACACAAACGTGGCAGTTAGAGGGCCCTGTTACAAGTGTCCGGCTGTCCCCGGACAACGAAACGTTGCTTTTGTCTGCCAGCACA GGGCAGATCTATCTGCTGAACCCATCCAAGTCAGACACGGTTTTGAAGACCCTGGATGTGCTCAGCGGCAACTTTCTGACAGCTGCTTTTCTGCAAACTGACAGGAACATTTGTGTG TCACTGAGGGACTCAGGAGTGCTGCAGCTGTGGTCCTCAGAAGGCGTCTGCCTCGGCTTTCTGCATCTACAAGCAGAG GTGACAAGCCTGGCCTGCTGTCCTATTGCACATTATGCAGCTGTGGGAACCGAGTCAGGACGCGTCCTCTTCGTTGACCTGAACGAGGAGGAGCAGCCTCGCTTGGTTCACCAGGTTTATCTTTACCACTCTGCTGTGGATCACCTAGT TTTTGATCAAGAGGGGCACTACCTACTGACAGGCAGTGGCTCAGATTCCCACGTCTATGTAATCGATGCAAAGCCATCAGCAAGGTTTTCAGTTATAGGACACATAG ctgTTTCTGGGCGCATTTCGTCACTTTCTGCTCGGTGCTCCAGCGATGGTGAAGAAGTGAAAGCTCTCGTTCTGTGCTCtgaacaggaggagaaaaatcaaGACGGTAGCTTGCTGATAATGGTTTCTCTTCCTGCCAGGAACATTGCAG GTCAAGATTGCGTAGACCGCCATGGTTGTCTGTCTCCTCGTGTCCTCAGACTGTTCAACTACAAAGTGCCGCTTCCACTCACATCTTGTACTCTTGGAGCCAACGAGGTCTTTGCTTACTGTGAAAGGAATAAATCCCTTCAACAATTTCAGCTTCCTGAG GCGGCAGACAGTCTCACCAGCCCACAGGTGGTCCAGCTGAAACCTGTGCAGGAAGTGAAAGGTCACCCACTGGGTCCCGCTTCTGTTCTTCTGTCTCCTCACTGCCTCTGGTTGGCCTCCGCAGGCCGGGATGGTTTACTACGCCTCAGACAAACGGCCTCCATG GAGCCTCACATCGAGCTGCTGTGTCATTCGTGCCGTCTCGGTGGAGGCCGGAGCGTGTCGTTCTCCTCAGACGGACGCACCCTCCTCACCACCGGCTTCAACGACGGCTCTCTTGTTTGCACCGATCTCAG AATTAAAGGCGTGCCTGATGAAAAGGTGAATAAAGCCACCCAGTACGGCCACGTTAGGGCTCAGGCCTTGAAGAAAGTTTTTGATAGCGAAAACCCCGTCCTCGTTAACATTCCTGTTTGGGACGAAGGCAGCAAAAAGCCAGAGGAAAGTGAG GTCAGAGTTCAAACATCCATAGACATGACTGAAGAAGACGAGAGGATCCGCGGCTCGCCGCTTGCCCCGCGCTCAGACCTGACGTGGCTGGAAAACAAAGGAGAGGAA GTTGTAAAAGAAGACAATGAGCGTTATTCTGAGGAAAAGAAACATCTGAGGGAAACCGTCGCAGAGATACGAGACACC ATTCAGAAGATGCTTCGTGAAAACGACAGCCTTCCCGTAGAGCAGTTCAACCTAgacgtggaggagcagaggaggctGGAGGACATGGTGGAGCTGGAGGCTGAAAGG GTGAGAGCTGAAACCGAGCAGAACATTGCAGAGATGTGTTACCTCCAGGACGTCCTGAAGAGAGAGTGCTGGGACTCTTGGATGGTAAAAAGCAGGGCCATCATG GCTTTCCACTCTGAGCTGATCGTACAGAACTACCCTCTCAAGGAGCGAACGCGGAAAGAACTGGAGGACCTCCGCAGGGTTCAGAACACGAGGAGGATTGAAGAGGCCGCCTGCGCC CTGAGCGGCGCAGAGAAAGGTTCCAGCGCCGAGGAGCAAAAACAGGACGAGGAAGGCCACGAGGCGGAGGGCGCTGCGCTGACAGGAAGCTTCTCCGCTCAGTTGGGATGTTCGAACCCTTACGTCTACGACCAGTTCAGCTTGCAAACCATAGAACAGAGGGTTAATCAGACGATTCTGCTGCAG GATGTGATTTATGGCATCAAGATGGCGTTCAACGCAGAGTTCGAAGCCCAGCACAGGCAGAAGGTGCAGGAGCTCAAACGTGTGGGGGCCCGGAACAAACGGATCAGGGAGATCATGCAGGAGCTGGACACCAACCAGGAGCTGTGGGAGCCCGGGCTGACCGACAGCGAGTGGCCAGAAAGGCTGGTCACCGTGGACGACTCGGAG attaaagcagaaaaataccTCACCCCcgagcagaaggaggaggaggagaggaagaggctgAAGGAGGAAGCTTATCTGACAGCTCAA GGGGATGACAACAAAGAAAGAGCTCTGGACAACATGATGGACGGCGTGCTTGAAGTGAAAAAAGTGGACATTTTAAAGAtg GAAATCCCTCCGCCTGAGTTTGTTTTGACCAAACCTCACGTCCACTGGggtgaggaggagaaaaaagtcTACAAAGAATAcgaaaagaaaactaaagacctGAACGAGGAGAAGGACAAATACAAAAGG GCTTtggaaactgaaataaaaaagctgcaggaatcCAGCAAAGAAGCGACCGAAAAGTTTGACAAAACGCTGACGAGGCTGCTGGAGAAGAAAGTAGAGTGTACAGCAGCTATTTACCTG GAAGAGCTAAAGATTATCTACCTCGCTGACTCAGTGCTCACTGAGGAGGAGATGAGAAACGTCGAGCTGGAGCTCAAGCTCAAACTTGAAAAGCTGCTGGCACGCGAg GGAGAGATCAGGGAGGAGATGGTGAGACGAGAGCACGAGGTAGAACTGTTTCAGAAGGCGTATGAGAACCTCGTAGCTGAAGACAAA GTTCTTGACAAAGACTTCAGGAGGGAGTTTTCAGACGTGCCGAACCAAATCGCCGATCAGCTTTACAAACTGTTCAAACGTAGACCCAG AGTTCAAAAGGTGAGGGCCCAGACGGAAAACACCTCGAGCGCGCTCAGAGAGCATCGCCCGCACGGCTCCCTGGTTCCTGACGCGCTCAGAGGCATGGAGGAGCTGGATTCTCCAAAGAACATGCCGGAGGGTTTAAGCCAGTCCGTCTGGGAGCGATTTTGCATTGTGCGCAAGGAAAAACTGAAGAGCGAACAACAG GTCCAACTGAAAGCCTCGACTCTCGCTGAGATGCAGGCCTTCCTGCAGAGAAGGAAAGGCGAAGCAAACGCTGCCCAGCAGGAAAGCAGAAGTTGTTCCGAGGCACTTAAGAG TCTGCATAAAAGGAGGAACGATCACCTGATAAATGTCAAGGTCCAGGTGGTGCTGAAGCAGGGACAGGTGGAGGCGTTACCTGCCGACCTGACGGCTGACACCACCGGCACCGACTTCCTTCTTTGCCACAAAAGCATGGTGGACAACCTCAGAGGGAAAATCAGG AGTCTGGTAGAGCAGAAGATAGCCTTCATGGAGAAGTGCAAAGACGCCCATAAACAAATCGTGCAGCTGGAGTGGGAGCACAGGGTGCTGAAGAACAAGATCCAAGACCTCAAAGACAAGGAGAAGGACATCAAGATGCTGCGACTCTCCAAGCAGCAACAGGATATGAAA tacTGCAGTAAGGACGAACAAGCCCATCGCATGGCTGAGAAAATCTCCAGTTTAGAAAAAAGCATAACTTTGATGAAAAAA ATTCATCAGCAGAAGGTTCAGCAGTGCAAGAAAAGGATTGCCCAGATTAAGCAGCAGGCAGCGAAGAAAACAAGGAGCAATGCCAGTTTAGAGCAGCAGCTTCCCGACCTGCAGGTGACCGTAGCAGAGCTGACGAACATCTGCGGCCTGGCAG CTACTGAGGAGAACGTGGCAGCCAAAAGAGAAGAGCGCTACCAGGAGATCCTTCAGCGGAGGAAGTGGAAGGAGACGGCCATGTCTCAGGCGGAGGACCTGGTCCTCCTCAGGGAGGAAGTAGAGCGTTTGAGGAGGAGGAATTTCATCTCCCTTGATGAGCTGGAGCACTACTAA
- the sfr1 gene encoding swi5-dependent recombination DNA repair protein 1 homolog, whose product MEVTPKVKSASCHSVESSPSEFKEEKPQLSASLRERLKRSRRSFISPLSVAKRLCVDDDDDDDEEEGGQQVSASVQCVPPKEEPGPVPEPTRVTSEDLAQQLRMEIKSKTETLRRLKMVKMYRSKNDLTQLQTLIDKWRGCAQAVLSELQSGVPVDGRKADLSELIDLFGLDDGILHFDRSEEDFTT is encoded by the exons ATGGAGGTCACTCCCAAGGTAAAATCTGCGTCTTGTCATTCAGTCGAGTCAAGCCCCTCTGAGTTTAAAGAGGAAAAG CCGCAGCTGAGCGCCTCGCTGAGGGAGAGGCTGAAGAGGAGCAGGCGCTCCTTCATCTCGCCTCTGTCCGTGGCCAAACGCCTCTGtgtggatgatgatgatgatgacgacgaGGAGGAAGGTGGCCAGCAGGTTTCAGCCTCCGTGCAGTGTGTTCCTCCTAAAGAAGAGCCTGGACCTGTTCCCGAGCCGACACGTGTCACCTCAGAGGACTTGGCACAGCAACTCAGGATGGAGATCAAGTCAAAAACAGAGACTCTGCGCAGACTCAAGATGGTGAAAATGTACAGAAGCAAG aATGACTTAACCCAGCTCCAAACCTTGATCGACAAGTGGCGCGGCTGTGCCCAGGCCGTGCTGTCCGAGCTCCAGTCAGGTGTCCCCGTCGATGGACGGAAGGCAGACCTGTCCGAGCTCATCGACCTCTTCGGCCTGGACGACGGCATCCTGCACTTTGACCGCTCCGAGGAGGACTTCACTACATAA